AGCGGTCAAGATAAGCAGAGGAAAGGAGATTATATTCCTGCAATTTTTCACAAAGTACTATTCGTCCATATTTTGCATAAGATTTAATAATATCAAGATTTACTGCTCTTGAAGTGAATATTAAAGCATCAATAGCTTCCGTTTTGAGCTGCTTCAGGTAGAAAAGTTCCAATTTTTGATTATAATCTGAAAGCATCATAACAAGTTGATAGTTGGTAGTTTTAGCAGCATCTAGAAGACCATTTATTAATTGTGTGAAATAAGGGTGGAGTGTGTGGGGAATTACAACACCTATCTTTTGTGTTTTTCCTCGACTTAAATCCCTCGCTAATTGGTTTGGTATATAATCTAATTCATTGATAAGCGCCATAACTTTTTGTCGTGTCTCTTCAGATACATGTGGATGATGGTTAATAACACGGGAAACTGTTGATTTAGAAACAACTGCCTTTTTAGCTATATCACTAATACTTGTCATTATAAAGCTCCTTTTAAGAATTTTTGAATCCCATATCCTACACCATCTTCATCATTAGACTTAGTTATTTTGTATGCTATTGCTTTAATGTCATCAAATGCATTATCCATAACAATAGGCTAACCTACCATTTCAAGCATAGGCAAATCATTATGTCCATCTCCAAATGCAGCAGTTTCTTCTCTTAACAACTCATCTTTTCGAAGTATGTAAGCAATCCCTTTAGATTTTTTAGCTAAGGCATGTGTAATTTCAAGATACGCTTTACCTGAACGTTGAATAGTGATTTCTGGTAAGTCCATACTTTGAAGATATTTTTCTAATTCTCTCATGTTTACTTCATCGAAAGTAATCATCATTATTTTAAAAATATTTATCTTGCCTTCTAAAAACTGCTCTTCATTATGAATAAATGTTGGAGTTTGTTGAGTTAAATTATGTTCATATCGGATTCCTTCATCTATTTTATCACAATACCAGTTATTTAGGTCATAATAAGATAAACTAACTTGAGGGAAATGCTGACGTATTCCTTTCAGCAATTTACTTACTGTATTTTTTTTAATAATTTGTGTATGAATAGGTATGATCTTATTATTATCACCTATTCTATAAATTAATCCTCCGTTAAAAGCAACTTGAATGCCTTTAAGTTGAAGAGCATTTATTGCATCCTTCATTTCCATTGGGGCTCTAGCAGATACTAAAGTTATAGGGACCTCTGCTTCTCGTATTAAAGTAGCATTTCTTTCGCTTACCTGTCCTTCACTATTTAATAATGTACCATCCATGTCGCAAAAAATTCGTTTGATATTCATATAAATTACCTCTCTTTCCTCAAAAATCATTATAAATGCTGGAACGCGTTCCATGTCAAGCATGAAATTATAAAAGTTTTAAAAAAATAAATCATACTTAACAAATCTCTATTATTTACATTTTAATAATTATTAAATTGTTTGAGTTTACTATTTTACAACCTCATTAGCTAATTACATTTAGTTTATTTATTTAAAAACTCTTCTTTTAATTATATGTATAAAGATAGAAAATATAAGTTATAATTTCTAATCAAATTTAAAGAATATCTATTTAGAATTATAAAAAGATGATTAAAGATGATATAATATTAGAAAAGAGATAATAAGAAATAAATTCTGATATAACAATAAAGGGCTACTGTAGGTATAAAATAAGTTATGTATTTTAATGTAGAATTATAGATAAATTATTTGTTTAACTAAATTAGAATTTGTAAAGGATAAATTATATGAAATATGTACTTTTATTACGTGGTATAAATGTAGGTGGCAAGAATAAGGTATCAATGAGTAAACTAAAAGAACAATTGTTAAGTATAGGTTTTGAAAATGTTAGTTCATATATTAACAGTGGAAATTTGTTTTTTAGTAGTTTAGAAAATCATGAAATATGCATTACAAAGATAAATAGTTTATTAGAAACTAATTATGATTTTTCGATACCTTTTGCGCTAATCACAAAAGAGGAATATTTAGAAGAAAAAGCTGAATTACCAGACTGGTGGAAGGAAGATATGGCTAGAAAAGATGTACTATTTTTCTCGTGCAAATTTAATAAATCAAGTATTCTTGACTTTATAGATAAATCTACATTTCGTAATGAAGTAGTACATGTAGGAAAACATGCAGTATTTTGGGGTAAATATGATGAGTCAGAATATTTAAAAACTACGTATCATAAAAAATTAATAAAGCAAGATTTCTATAAGAAAATAACGATTAGAAATGCTAATACGTTTGAAAAAATAGCTAAGATTCTAGAAGAAAACTAGAAGTATTCAATTGAAAGAAGGTGAATGTTTGATGGAAGGAATGTTGAAGTTATACTCTCCCATTAATGAATTAAAACAAATTGGTGAGAATATTTGGATTGTTGATGGAAATGAAATACATATGAGTTTTAAACTTTTTAAAGTTCCTTTTACAACAAGGATGACAGTAGTTAAATTAGATAATAACAAATTATGGATTCATTCACCAATAGCTTTTAATAAAGAATTAGATGAAAAAATAAAAGAACTAGGAGAAATCGAGCATATAGTTGCTCCTAATAAATATCACTATAGTTATGTATTAGATTGGTATAAACATTATCCAAATGCAAAAGTTTGGTTAGCAAAAGGAGTAAGTACCAAACTTAAAATTGATGAAAGAGAAAATTTTGTATCACTAGATAATATTTCAAAAACTTTTTGGTCAGAGGAAATATTTTTTACTCCCTTTAGAGGAAGTATAGCTATGGAAGAGATGGTCTTCTTTCATAAAAAGAGCTCAACCTTAATATTAACGGACTTAATAGAAAGTATAGAAGTAAATAAATTACCATTATTATATAAACTTGTATTTAAGTTTGGAGATAATAAGTATCCTAAGTTTCGAACGTCAAGAGATTTACGATCATCATTTATCTTTAAAAAACAAGCTAAAGATAGCTATTCTAAGATTGAAAGTTGGAAACCTGATAAAATTGTTTTCTCTCATGGAAAGATAATTTTAGAAAATGGTACGGAAAAATTAAAAAAAGCATTTTATTGGTTGAGAAAATAGTGTACTTTATGAGAAAATAATAGTATAAGATTTAGAGAATAAATGAAAGGGAGTGATTAGGTATGACAATAGTAATAAAAAGAGTACTGGCATCAACTTTAAAAGAGATGGCAGAAAAGAAATCATTGTCAAAAATAACAATAAATGATTTAACTCAAGCTTGTGGTGTCAGTCGTCAAACGTTTTATAATAATTTTAAAGACATCTATGATTTAGTAGAGTGGATATATCTTAAAGAGGTAGTGACTCCAATCGAAAAAGGGAAAATCTATGATAAATGGCAAGATGCTCTAACATCAATATTTCAATATATTTCTGAGAATCATGTTTTTGTCTTAAATACCTATCGCTCTTTTGGGAAAGGATTTTTAGAAAAAGTACTAAGACAGGAGATTGAACTATTTCTAAGTAATCAAGTGTTCAAAAAAATCGAAGTAACAAAAGAAGAAGCTAAACAAGTAGAGTTTTCTTATTCTTTTTATACATATGCTTTGGTTGGAGTAGGTTTAGATTGGATTGAAAAGCAAATGCCAGAAAGTGTTGAAGAACTGGTTGAAAGAATTGAAAATGTTATGTCAGGTGAGATAATTTCTCTTCTTTAAATAAAGTTTAAGCTCTTTTACAATTAAATAAATTTGTAAAATAGTTAGGCAAAATTTAAAAATTGTAAATTGTATTATAGATATAGAAGGTGTATATTAATAGAGATATTAGTATACACTTTTTTTAGGAGGAGTTTTTATGTATTATTCAAACGGAAATTATGAAGCATTTGCTAAACCAAAAAAACCAGCAGGAGTTGATAAAAAATCAGCCTATTTAGTAGGTTCAGGACTAGCATCTCTTGCTGCAGCAGCCTTTTTAGTTCGTGATGGACAAATGAAAGGGGAAAGAATCCATATTCTTGAAGAACTACCTATCGCAGGAGGTAGCTTAGATGGTATTATGAATCCAACTCGTGGATTTATTATTCGTGGTGGTCGTGAAATGGAAGATCACTTTGAATGCCTTTGGGATCTTTTCAGATCTATTCCATCATTAGAGGTAGAGGATGCATCTGTTTTAGATGAGTTCTACTGGCTAAATAAAGAAGACCCTAACTATTCAAAATGTCGTGTTATTGAAAACCGTGGACAACAAATTCCTGATGATGGACTATTCGCATTATCTGATAAATCTAGTCAAGAATTAGTAAAACTATATTTAACTTCTGAATCAGAACTTCAAGGTAAGAAAATAACAGATTTCTTTAGTAGTGAATTCTTTGAGTCTAATTTCTGGACTTATTGGGCAACAATGTTTGCTTTTGAAAAATGGCACTCAGTAGCTGAAATGCGTAGATATATGTTGAGATTTATTCATCATATTAAAGGACTTCCTGATTTATCAGCACTTAAATTCACTAAATATAATCAATATGAATCATTAGTTCTACCATTAGTTAAATATTTAGAAGATCATGGTGTAACTTTTGAGTACAATACTGTAGTTAAAGATATTAAAGTTGAAAAACAAGGGAAAGATTTAGTAGCTAAACATCTGATCTTAGAAGTAAACGGGGAACCTGTTGTTAGAGAATTAACAGAAGATGACCTAGTATTCGTTACAAATGGTAGTATCACTGCATCTACAACATATGGTAACAATGATACTTCAGCTCCTGTCAGCAAAGAGCTTGGTGGTGCTTGGCAACTTTGGAAAAACTTAGCTAAACAAGATGAACGTTTTGGACGTCCAGAAGTATTTTGTGAAAATCTTCCTGATCAAAGCTGGTTTGTTTCAGCTACAACAACTGTAACAGACAAACGAATCGCAGAATATATAGAAAAAATTTGTAAACGTGATCCTTATGCAGGTAAAGTAGTAACTGGTGGTATAGTAACAGCACGTGACTCAAATTGGATGTTAAGCTTTACACTTAACCGTCAACCACACTTTAAATCTCAATCTAAAGATGAATTAGTAGTTTGGATTTATGGTTTATATTCAAATATTTCTGGTAACTATATTAAAAAACCTATAGAAGCTTGTACAGGTATTGAAATCGCAGAAGAATGGCTTTACCATATTGGTGTTCCTGAACAATTTATTCATGAATTTGCAAGCAAAGGTTGTAGCACAGTTCCATGTTATATGCCTTATATAACAAGTTACTTTATGCCAAGACATGATGGTGATAGACCACTAGTTATTCCAGAAGGTTCTAAAAACTTAGCATTTATAGGTAACTTCTCTGAAACACCACGTGATACTGTCTTCACTACAGAATATTCTGTTCGTACAGCTATGGAAGCAGTATACACATTACTAGATATCGATAGAGGTGTACCTGAAGTATTTAATTCTGCATATGATTTACGTGTAATGACTAAATCAACTAATCGCTTAATGGATGGTAAAAAACTTGAAGAAGTTAAACTACCTTTCTTTGCCAAAGCAATTAGTAAACGCGTATTGAAAAAAATTAAAGGAACATATATTGAAGAAATCCTAAAAGATGCAGGATTGATTTAGGTATAATTCCTCTAGGTTATAGTTATAAAAAATACATAATAGATAGAAAAGACGATAGTTGAAACTGTCGTCTTTTTTTGAGGAATATAGAAAGAAGAAATCAGAATAATAAAATTCTTATAAGAGAAAAAGTAAAAAGTTGAATAATTATTCTAAAGAAAATTAATATATCTTTAAAGTAATTAATTTGGTCAATACATGTAAAATAAACTTAGAGGTATTATAAAATGAGGAACTAAATATAATAGGTTAACTTGTTAAATTTAATAAATATCGAATTATTTTTAAAATAATTTTAAAAAATTTCGTATATAGACAGTATTTATCTGCTGAATATGGTAGAATATAATTGTTGAAAAGATTAACACATTAAAATAGTAGGAACTATTTCTGATAACGTCATTAATATTATTTCATCTTTTATATTTTCTTCTCTATTAAACATACTAAAACCCCCTCTATATACTTATATTATAACATTTTTAGCGTTTTTTCTCATTAAATAGGCTGTTGATTCATGCATATTTTGCATTTGTCAACAGCCTGAAGAGTTTCTTAGATTAATTCCTAAGAAACTCTTATTTTTATATTCTTTCTAATATAGCCATCCTATCTCGGCCGTTTATATCTTTATACACTTCAGCTTTAAATTCATTCTCATTGGCTAGCTTCAGTATCTTCTCTCTTTGATCATATCCTATTTCAAAAAATATCATACCATCTTTATTTAAATATTCTTTAGAATTTTCTACTATTTCTCTATAGAAATACATACCATCTTCTTCTGCGAATAAAGCAAGATGTGGATCGTAATTTAAAACATTATCTTCCATTGTTATTTTATCACTATATGCTATATATGGAGGATTTGAAACTATGATATCGAATTTCTCATTTATATTCTCAAAAATATCAGATTGTATAAATTTAACCTCTGCCTCATTCATTATCGCATTTTCTTTAGCAACTTTTAGAGCTTCTTCACTAATATCACTTGCAACCACCTTTAGCGACTTAGACTCAAGTTCTTTTCTTAAAGTTATTCCGATAATACCACTACCTGTACATAAATCTAAAATTTTTATGTTATTTTTATTAATAGATTTTATATACTCAATAACCTTATATATAAGTTCTTCTGTTTCCATTCTAGGCGATAACACATCTTTAGTAACTTTAAACTTCCTATCATAAAAATACTCAAATCCCGCAAGGTGACTTAATGGCATATTTTCCTCTATATGTTTATCAATTAAAGAAAAATACAATTCTTCTTTTTCTTTTGATATTTGCTCAGAAATATTATTTGTAAATTGTTGAGAGTTTTCATCCAACATATACATTAATAAAAATCTCGCTAACGATTCTTCTTTTCCTTGTCTTCTCAAAAGAAGACAAGCTTTTGTAATAGCTTGCCTTCTGTTCATTATAGTTCTTCACCTTTATTTAGTTCTGCCATCTTCTCAGCTTGTTCAGCAATACGAAGTGCTTCTAGAACCTCATCAAGTTTACCTTCCATAATTTGGTCTAATTTTTGAATAGTTAAACCAATTCTGTGATCAGTAACACGATTTTGAGGGTAGTTATAAGTTCTAATACGTTCAGAACGGTCCCCTGTTCCAACTTTAGATTTACGTTCAGCATCAAATTTAGCTTGCTCTTCTTGTTGATATTTATCATAAACACGAGCACGTAAAACTTTCATAGCTTTTTCTTTATTTTTTATCTGAGAACGTTCATCCTGCATAGATACAACAACACCAGTAGGAATGTGCGTTAAACGTACAGCTGACATCGTTGTATTAACCGATTGTCCTCCAGCACCACTAGATGCAAAAGTATCAACACGGATATCATTTTCATTAATGTCGATTTCAATCTCTTCTGCTTCAGGTAATACTACAACTGTTGCCGTAGATGTGTGAATACGTCCACTTGATTCTGTTGTTGGAACACGTTGAACTCGGTGTGCACCACTTTCAAATTTCATCTTAGAGTACACATCTTCACCAGAAATAATAAAGATCACTTCTTTAATACCACCGATACCAGTTTCAGAACGTTCTAAGACGTCAACTTTCCATCCTTGAGATTCAGCAAATCTAGTGTACATACGTAATAAATCACCAGCAAATAATTGTGCTTCATCTCCTCCAGCTGCTCCACGAACCTCAACAACAACGTTTTTCCCATCGTTAGGATCTTTTGGTAATAATAAGATTTTTAATTCTTCTTCCATTGGTGCAAGAGTTGGTTCTAATTCTTTGATTTCCTCTTGCATCATTTCTTTCATTTCTTTATCTTCTTCTATTTCAAGAAGTTCTTTTGTATCTTTAATTTGTTGAACTATATCTTTATATTCTCTAAATACAGCTACAGTTTTTTCAATAGAACGTTGTTCTTTAGAATATTCCATAAGTTTTTTCGTATCACTTACAACATCTGGATCACTAAGTAATTCGTTTAGCTTTTCATAACGTTCTTCAACTATCTCAAGTTGTCCAAAAATTTCCATTTCTTCCTCCTAATTTATCTTTTAATTTCATGACAATGGCGACATCTAGCTTCATACGATTCACTAGCACCAATAACCACTATTGGGTCATCATATCTAGCAGGTTCACCATCAATTAATCTTTGACTTCGACTAGCTTCTTTACCGCATTTATTACAAACAGCATGAAGTTTTGTTACCATTTCACTTACAGCCATTATTTCAGGCATCGGGTGAAACGGTTCTGCTTTGAAATCCATGTCTAAACCTGCAACAATAACGCGTATACCATCATCAGCAAGCTTATTAATAACTTCTACAATTTTCTCATCAAAGAACTGTACTTCGTCAATTCCTATGATATCATATTTTTTATCAATAATATAGTCATAAATCTGTTCAGCTTTATCAATATTTACTGACTCATAACTATTTCCATTATGTGTAGAGACCATATTCTCTTCGTATCTATTATCTATAGACGGTTTGAATAAAAGTATTTTTTGTTTGGCTATTACCCCTCGTTTTATACGTCTTAGTAATTCTTCTGATTTTCCAGAGAACATACTTCCACAAATACATTCTATCCATCCGAATTTTCTATTTTCTATCATTATTAATCCCCTCGGGCTTGTATTATACAATTACTAATAGAATAAAAACAGACAATCCAATAAAGAAATGTCTGTTTTATTTTTCTTACTTGATACCGTATTTTTTGTTGAAACGTTCGATACGTCCATCTGCTTGAGCGAATCTTTGACGCCCTGTGTAGAATGGGTGTGTATCTGAAGAGATCTCAACTTTTAATAATGGGTATGTATTCCCGTCTTCCCACTCGATAGTTTCTTTAGATGGTTTAGTTGAACCACTTAAAAATTTGAAACCACTTGTAGTATCCATGAATACAACTTTACGGTAATCTGGGTGAATTCCTTCTCTCATTATTATCGTCTCCTTCTGCCCTGAACGCTTTTAATACGAACAGAGTTATTTTTCAGTGAGTTAATCACATACCTTATTATTATAAATAATAATCTTAAAAAAATCAAGTACTTTTATTAATATTTGTAAACTTTTTTTGTTGACACCTTGTATTATATTTACGCTATAAAACCTCTCTTTTATTTATAGTTAAAAAATACAAAAGAGACAAACTATTATATTCGTCATTAATAGTTCATCTCCTAATCTTAAGTTATTTTTTTATCTCATCAGTAGCAACATCTTCTCCGAACCATTTATTTGATATTTCTTGGAATTTTCCTTCTTCATATAATTTATTAAATGCTTCATTCACCTTATTAATAAGTGTAACATCCGCTTTTCTCGCTCCTACTGCAAATGCTTCACTATCAAATCCTGCATTTAAAATATCAAAATCTCGGAGTTTATTCTGTTGTTTTAAATAATAATTTGCATACACTTTATCAATTAATAATACATCAATTCGATCATTTTCTAAATCAATTAACGCCTCATTAAAACTTTCATACTGAGTAGCATCGTTATTCTTCACTATATTTTTAAGAACTTCTGGTTTCTCATTAAAAGTATCATATCCTGACGAACCATTTTGAGCACCAAGTACCCTATCTTTTAGTTCAGATATAGTTTTAATTTTTTTAGATTTTTTCACTACTACAACTTGCTCATTTATCATATATTGCTTTGTAAATCGAACTACACTTTCTCTTTCTTTAGTCTTTGAATAACCATTCCAAATTAAATCTATATTACCATTTTTCAACTCAGTTTCTTTTAAATCCCAGTTAATTGCTTGCCACTCAACTTTTATTCCATATTTTTCAAAAACTGAGTTTGCTAGATCTATATCAAATCCAACATTTTTACCACTCTTATCTTGGAATCCCATAGGAACGAACGTATTATCAAAACCTATAACAACCTTCTTATCTTTTTGAAAATCTTCCCAGTTATCTTTTTTAGGTTTATCTTTTCCACCAGATGCACAACCACTAATTATTAAAACACTAATAAGAAGAGTAATAAGTAATTTAAATCTTTTCATTATAATCACCTCTTACTTTGGTTCTACTTTCAGAATACTATCTGCAATATTTTCTGCGAATTGCAAATCGTGAGTTACAACAATCTGTGTAATCCCTAATTCTCTATTTTTAAGAATAAGTTTCTCTACTTCTAATCTAAGCTCTGGATCCAATGCACTAGTAGGTTCATCATAGCCTATTATTTTAGGATCAATCATCATCGCTCTTGCTAAGGCAACACGTTGTTTTTGTCCACCTGATAATGAAATTGGATAATTGTTTACCTGCTTATCTAGCCCAAGCTTATTCAACAATGTAAGTGCCTTTTCTTCAGCATCATTTTTAGACATATTCATAGTCTTAATTGGAGAAAGTACTAAATTTTCAAGAACTGTAAGATGCGGAAACAATTGAAAATCCTGGAAAACAAATCCTAATAAATTTCTTTTTTCTAATTCATCAATTGGAAGTGATTCGCTATTATAAATAATTTCACCAGAATCAATTTTTTCTAGACCCGCTAACATTCTTAACAACGTAGTTTTCCCTCCACCAGAAGGCCCTACTATTGCTAGAATCTTATTCTCTTCTACAGTTAGGTTAAAATTCTCAAGAATTTGTCTATCTTTAAATTTCTTACTTATATTTTTTAATTCTAACATGTGTTATCTCCTATCGTAGTTATAACGCTTTTCTACTCGTTTCGATATTATTGTTACAATACCAATAAGTAGTAAATAAATTGCTCCAGCAACAAACATCGGCAATAAACTTGCATCTCTGTTAGCAGCTGTTCTACTAGCTAAAATCAAATCACTTATTCCTAATGCATATACTAAAGAAGTATCCTTAACTAAACTCATTATTTCATTAAATACACTCGGCAATACAATCTTAATAACTTGTGGTAAAATAACAAATCTAATAGTTTGAAATTGAGTAAATTTCAATACTTTCGCAGCCTCATATTGACCTTTCGGAATTGAGTCAATACCACCTCTAAAAATTTCAGCAAAATAAGCTGCATAGTTTAACGTAAATGCAATTATAGCAGCAGGTAGTCTATCAAATCGTATTCCTACTGAAGGTAGTACATAATATATAAAAATTAATTGTAGTAACAACGGTGTTCCACGCATTATCCATATATATATATTAATAAAATAGTTTAATAGCTTAATATTAAATCGTATAATAAAAGCTATAATTACACCTAATGGAATAGATAAAATTAAAACTAGGAAAAATACTTCTAAAGTTATTAAAGCACCTTTAATTAAACTAGGTAATATTTCCATTAAATATTCCATATAATTCCTCCTTTTATATTCAATAACTACACTCGACAGCTATGTAGTTGGTTGCTTTTGAATTTTAAATCTAATTATAACACAATTTTATAAAAACAAAAACCCCTTAATAATTAAGGGGCTAAATATTCATTATTTATTTAATTTTGAATCGTGGAATTTTTTCATAATTCCTTCTTTTGATAATAAACTTCTAACTGTGTCAGAAGGTTGAGCTCCATTACCTAACCATTTTAATGCTAACTCTTCATCGATTTTAACTTCTGCTGGTTCTTTAACAGCATTGTAAGTACCGATAGTTTCGATAGAACGTCCATCACGTGGAGATCTTGAATCAGCAACAACGATACGGTAGAAAGGTGATTTTTTAGCACCTAATCTTTTTAAACGGATTTTTACTGCCATGTTTGTACTCCTTATGTTTCAACTTTTTTATTAATTTTATGTGTGTGTGTTTATGAAGTGTTTTAATGAAAAAGTTGAATCTATAACGCTAAGTTTTCTAAGCTAGATATTATTCTAACATTAAAATATAAGTATGTCAATACTTTTCGACGAAAAATGTCAACTTTTTTTGTTGACTCGTCTAATCCCTATTATATCAATTTTTCTATGCTATGTAAAGATAAAATATTTATAAAAATTTCACATCTAAAACTCTATTAATAATCAAAAAATATAGAAGGGAGTGACTCAAAAATCGTGATTTCGAAGAAATCGATTTTGTCGAGTCACCCCCGCACAGGTTATTAGATATCTAAAAAGCTTTTATAAAGCGAATTTAGATATCAATAAACCACTGCGTCTATGAGTTTTCATATAAACCTTGTTTAAATTTAGGGATTTTGGGTCGCCACTTCTTTTTTAACTTTTAATCTTCTAATACTTTAGCTATTTCATTTAGAACTTGTTCTTTCCCTATTTTAGTAACTGAAGAAAAAGGAATAATAGCCATATTATTAGTTAAGTCTAATTCGCGTTTAATTATTCCTGTATTTTTAACAAGTTCATTTTTAGAAATTTTATCAATTTTTGTCATAACTATAACAAATGGGATTTCATAATAGTTTAAAAATTCATTCATCTCAATATCATCTTGAGATGGTTTATGTCTACTATCAATTAAATGTAGAACAAAACCTAAATTTTCACTATTAGTGAAGTACTCAACAATCATATCGTATAGTTTTTCTTTTTCTGGTTTTGATAATTTAGCGTACCCATAACCTGGTACATCGACTAAAACTAACTTATTATCAACATCGAAGAAGTTTAATGTACGAGTTT
This is a stretch of genomic DNA from Gemella haemolysans. It encodes these proteins:
- a CDS encoding amino acid ABC transporter permease, which produces MEYLMEILPSLIKGALITLEVFFLVLILSIPLGVIIAFIIRFNIKLLNYFINIYIWIMRGTPLLLQLIFIYYVLPSVGIRFDRLPAAIIAFTLNYAAYFAEIFRGGIDSIPKGQYEAAKVLKFTQFQTIRFVILPQVIKIVLPSVFNEIMSLVKDTSLVYALGISDLILASRTAANRDASLLPMFVAGAIYLLLIGIVTIISKRVEKRYNYDRR
- a CDS encoding amino acid ABC transporter ATP-binding protein, giving the protein MLELKNISKKFKDRQILENFNLTVEENKILAIVGPSGGGKTTLLRMLAGLEKIDSGEIIYNSESLPIDELEKRNLLGFVFQDFQLFPHLTVLENLVLSPIKTMNMSKNDAEEKALTLLNKLGLDKQVNNYPISLSGGQKQRVALARAMMIDPKIIGYDEPTSALDPELRLEVEKLILKNRELGITQIVVTHDLQFAENIADSILKVEPK
- the yihA gene encoding ribosome biogenesis GTP-binding protein YihA/YsxC, whose product is MKKLNTHNVDLLISAVSKKQYPEHDKPEVAMCGRSNVGKSSFINTILERKNYARVSSKPGKTRTLNFFDVDNKLVLVDVPGYGYAKLSKPEKEKLYDMIVEYFTNSENLGFVLHLIDSRHKPSQDDIEMNEFLNYYEIPFVIVMTKIDKISKNELVKNTGIIKRELDLTNNMAIIPFSSVTKIGKEQVLNEIAKVLED
- the rpsP gene encoding 30S ribosomal protein S16, whose amino-acid sequence is MAVKIRLKRLGAKKSPFYRIVVADSRSPRDGRSIETIGTYNAVKEPAEVKIDEELALKWLGNGAQPSDTVRSLLSKEGIMKKFHDSKLNK